A segment of the Salvelinus namaycush isolate Seneca chromosome 3, SaNama_1.0, whole genome shotgun sequence genome:
agtaatttagtctcctcaacttgttcaacagccacaccattcattaccagattagACTGgaacataagatattatagtttttaatgtcccgttggtaggatagtctcgaccgTAGTTCATCAAGTTTGTTTTCCAGTGATTGATCGTTGGCCaattagactcctgaacaggtatcaaatggctaaccgggctatctgcattgtgtcccgccacccaccacccgccaacccctcttttacgctagcTACTCtttgttcatcatatatgcatagtcactttaaccatatctacatgtacatactacctcaatcagcctgactaaccggtgtctgtatgtagcctcgctactgttatttttcactgtctttttactgttgttttatttctttacttacctattgttcacctaataccttttttgcactattagttagagcctgtaagtaagcatttcactgtaaggtctacacctgttgtattcggcgcacttgacagatacactttgatttgatttgaatcgaTGGTAGTGGCGATTTACTCACTCTCCTCCGAATCCTCACAAGGCatccccacctcctccctctgtatctctgcattttcttcacgcgaatgacagggatttgggcctggtctcaggAAAGTAGCATATCCTTCAcatcagactcattaaagaaaacattttcgtccaattcgaggtgagtaatcactgttctgatgtccagaagctcttttccgttgtgagacagtagcagcaacttTATGtacaaataagttacaaacaatgcgaaaaaacacaatagctcagttggttaggagcccttAAAACGGCAGCTATCCCCTCCGGCACCTATATATCATtatatcctgactagtctcccaggtcctgccgctgaaaaacatccccacaacaaagggctacccagacccctcttttacgctgctactctctgttcattatctatgcatagtcactttaactctacctacatgtacatattacctgaattaccttgactaaccagtgcccccgcacattgactctgtaccggtaccccctgtatatagcctcgctattgttgttttactgctgctgtttaattatttgttacttttattttctatttatcAATTTTTTTacctaaacaacaatgcagttttaagaaaaataagtgttaagggcttgtaagtaagcatttcactgtaaggtctacacctgtacacctgtattcggcgcacgtgacaaataaacttttatttgatttgatcgccatgtagcactcacttctgtcatcatttttgagaggctagttatttttgagaggctagttatgGACCAGAGCATTCTGGCAGGCTGTATCACCGTATGATACGGCAATTGCACCACCTACATCCGCAGGGAtctccagagggtgatgcggtcagtccaacgcatcaccgggggcacactgcctgccctcctggacatctacagcacctggtgtcacaggaaggccaagaagctCATCAAGGACGtcagccacctgagccacggcttgttcaccccgctaccatctagaaggcggagacaggacaggtgcatcaaagctgggaccgagagactttGAAACAGCTTcgatctccaggccatcagactgttaaacagtcatcactagccGTCCTCCGCAccggtaccctgccctgaaccttagacactgtcactagccggctaccacccggtactcaaccctgcaccttaaagACTGCTGGCCTATGTACAGTGCTTTCgagaagttttcagaccccttgactttttccacattctgttacattacagccttattctaaaattgattaaataatgacaaagcaaaaactggtttaaaaaaaaactgaaatatcacatttacataagtattcagaccctttactcaatactttgttgaagcacctttagcagctattacagcctcgagtcttcttgggtatgacggtacatgcttggcacacctattatttgttacttttacttTTCTGTTTATCAATTTTTTtaacttaaccaacaatgcagttttaagaaaattaagtgttatgggcttgtaagtaagcatttcactgtaaggtctacacctgttgtattcgacgcatgtgacaaatacaattttatttgattcgatgctgccaccaccatgcttcaccgtagggatggtgccaggtttcctccagacgtgacgcttggcattcaggctgagttcaatcttggtttcatcagaccagagaatcttgtttcttatggtctgagagtcctttatgtgcctttggcaaactctctaagcgggctgtcatgtgccttttactgaggagtggcttctgttttgccactctaccataaaggcctgattggtggagtgctgcagggctggttgtctttctggaaagttctcccatctccacagaggaactgaaGCTCTATcggagtgaccattgggttcttggtcacctccctgaccaaggcccttctcccccgattgctcagtttgaccgggcggccagctctaggaagagtcttggtggttccaaacttcttccatttaagaatgatggaggccactgtgttcttggggaccttcaatgctgcagacattgtttggtacccttccccagatctgtgtctcaacacaatcctgtctcggagctctatggacaattccttcaacctcatggcttggtttttgctctgacatgcactgtcaactgtgggaccttatatagacaggtgtgtgcctttccaaaccatgtccaatcaattgaatttaccacaggtggactccaatcaagttgtagaaacatttcaaggttgatcaatggaaacaggatgcaccagagatgaatttcgagtctcatagcaaagggtctgaatacttatgtaaataagtaaggtattttatttttaatacatttgcaaaaatgtctaaacctttttttgctttgacattatggggtgttgtgtgtagggaaaaacatgtttttaatcaatttagaatgaggctgtaacgtaacaaaatgtgggaaaagggaagtggtctgaatactttccgaatgcactgtatagcatTTTGcccaaaaaattataaaatgtaATACACACCTAAATCCTAATAATTAAAATCTGAGAATGGTTTACACCCACATGAATGTACCgataagcaatcatttctggtgttttgggaaaaaaagaaatgtcctctcgctGTCAACtgctttattttcagcaaacttaacatgtgtaaatatgtgtatgaatataacaagattcaacaactgagacataaactgaagaagttccacagacatgtgactaacagaaatggaataatgtgtccctgaacaaagggggggtcaaaatgaaAAGTAACATTTAGCTCTTGTATGACCACCACCTgcttaagtactgcagtgcatctcctcatggactgcaccagatttgccaattcttgctgtgagatgttaccccactcttccaccaaggcacctgcaagttcctcgacatttctggggggaatggccctagccctcaccctccgatccaacaggttccagatgtgctcaatgggattgagatccaggctcttcgctggccatggtagaacactgacattcctgtcttgcaggaaatcacacacagaacgagcagtatggctggtggtattgtcatgttggagggtcatgtcaggatgagcctgcaggaagggtaccgcatgagggaggaggttgtcttccctgtaacgcacggcgttgagattgcctgcaatgacaacaagctcagtccgatgatgctgtgacacaccgccccagaccatggcGGACCATCCAtgtccaaatcaatcccgcttcagagtacaggtctcggtttaacgctcattccttcgatgataaacgcgtaTCTGACCgttacccctggtgagacaaaaccacaactcgtcagcgaagagcactttttgccagtcctgccagcgatggtgggtttgtgcccataggcgacgttgttgccggtgatgtctggtgaggacctgccttacaacaggcctacaagccctcagtccagcctctctcagcctattgcggacagtctgagcactgatggagagattgtgcgttcctggcgtaactcaggcagttgttgttgccattctgtacctgtcccgcatgtgtgctgttcagatgtaccgatcctgtgcaggtgttgttacacgtggtctgccaatgCAAGGACGATccgtcctgtcttcctgtagcgctgtcttaggcgtctcacagtacggacattgcaatttattgccctggccacatctgcagtcctcatgccaccttgcagcatgcctaaggcaagttcacgcagatgagcagggaccctggggtgtttttcagagtcagtagaaaggcctctttagtgtcctaagttttcataactgtgaccttaagacactaacagcttacagacggtaggcaattaacgaccgttccacaggtgcatgttcattaattgtttatggttcattaaacaagcatgggaaacagtgttttaagccctttacaatgaagatctgtgaagttatttggatttttacgaattatctttgaaagacagggtcctgaaaaagggacgttttctTTTTTCACTGAGTTTATAATCTATATGACAATAATACAACCTTAGCTAGCAATAGGCGAAGTCGAGCTACTACCATATTGCGTACAGTATCCTTTTCAGTATCCATGACGTGCCTAGGATGTCATGCAGTGACCTCATCTGTCCACAAGATAGAGATATTTATGTTCCTTGCTTTTATACCGCTATAGAAACTTCCATCAGAATGGTGACGGGACGGTCGAGGAGATCAGCTTTGAGGAGTTCCTTGTGGTGATGTCCCACTTCAGACCTCCAGCACTGAACAtgacagaggaacagagagagaaggtcaGGAGGGAGAAACTCCGCTGTGAGTACCGTTATTAAAATGTTAGTGTGGACTGGTGTTAAGATGGATGTTTTGCATTATAGTATAGTTTCACTACCAAATGAAACAATGTGCTGAAAttgatataataatatataaaaatatattattaAGAGATATATATAAATGGATATAATTCTTTGTGTCTCTTTCGGGACACACAACAGGTGCGTAAATACATACATGAATCACAAGCAATAAATACAGCAGACAGCACATGTGGATTCAGTTCCTTGTTAGTTCCTTATTAGCTTATGTACTTTCTACAATGGCATTCAGAACACTGTACATGGTTTGATGTGTACTATGGCTGACACTGTGACTGGAATCCATACAGGAATCAATTATCTGTAAACGTTCTGCTGGGATAGCAGGTACGCATACAACAGATCTATATCCCATATACAGCATTAATCAGCAAATGCATTACAGTGATGCCTCATGACACATGCAGGTAAGCAAATATTTGTAAAGAGTTCGTGTaagattttctttattttctttcccAGTCCTGTTTAATATGCACGACACAGACAACGATGGAACAATCACTCTGGAGGAGTATCGACATGTAAGCCACTGCTCAGCCCTATCTTTCAAATACCCTATCTGCCTATCACTATGTATTGTAACCATGACTGCCTTTCCTCTGAGTGTACTGTAGGTAGTGGAGGAGCTGCTGTCTCGGAGCGGAGCCCTGGGAAAGGAAACGGCTAAAGGAATAGCAGATGCTGCCATGCTGGAGGTAGCCAGTATTTCCATGGGTCACATGGTACGGCTGCTTTTTTACATcttgtaaatgtttttttcctcatTCTGAGTTTTACATCTGGAATCAGCTGCTATATGACATCTGACTATTATAAAAGTTTTTTTTCAATACCATATTCAATAATCTCATTCTCAGGAACCAGATGAGTTTTACGAGGGGATCACTTTTGAACATTTTCTGAAGGTTTGttataaaacattattttgtgTCTAATAaaattgtttgtttgttgttggtAAAAGTCATGGCTATAGTTTTCTTTTTAAAAGGTTTTTATTATTAAATAAACAAAGTATAGATTATTTAAGTGAGCTTCGCTGGAGAGCCCATTAAATCATCACTTCTTTAAAGGCGTAATCTGCACTCCTTACAtccatttttttacttttaaattaaCGATATATGCCCATTGATTAATgaagattataaactgggtggttggagccctgaatgctgattggctgacaaccgtggtatatcagaccatataccatagGTATGACAaaactgctctaattacgttggtaaccagtttataatagcaataatataccacggctaagggctgtatccaggcactccgcgttataacagcccttagccgtggtatattggtcatataccacaccccccgggccttattgcttaattataactTTTAAATGCCGCATGACCATAGTTCAACTGTCACATCCCattagaacccaaaatataagcttgttttacaccGTTGTTTGTAAACAATGATATTGCAAACAAATACTGTATAGcatcaaaacatggttaaaactataatttacATTTCTGGTGGATGGTCAGACCTTGCATCTATAGCTCTGTCTTTGAAAATCtaaagtggttacatttctccagccctatcTCTCTgctgtttgacaaaactgcagattgtccctttaacaCAAACAATAGCAGCACAATTGTTGTTCTTGTTATTAAAGTACACAATAGTTTAAGGTATCGTCAGAGTTTAGTAACTAAGTACTATACTGGTAGTAAAACAACATTTTCTTTTCAGATACTGAAAGATATCGAGATCGAGACGAGAATGAACATTCGCTTTTTGAATATGGACACGATGACCCTGTGCAAGTGAGGATCTTCCACTTTTTTTTATTACTATGATGCACAAGCACTCTTCTATGGTCTTTTTTATTTAGTGGCCAGTTAGGGCATACTTTACCTTCTCTGACCAACTATTACAAAGCTCTGTTTAATAGTTTTGGGTGACGGTTTAAGCTTCTACTATCTAGTAGCCTCTAACACACACTTTatgtttttacaaatgtattggaTAAAACAATATATATGTGCAACTATGCAAATATACACAGGTTAGCAGTAGGTATGTTATGAATTTAGCATGCCTGTATCTATCACTCCATATTTTATTCAAGAGTATTCACAATGCTCTAAATGCCATGAATCAATAATAAATTCAATAATAATGCAATCCAGTAATAACAATGTAATAAGCCAGTAATAAAGCGATAGCCAATTATGCAGCTCCATGATTGAAGTGAATGCAATTTACCTCCTAGTATATCTAGGGCACTGTGTGGAATAGGCTACAAACATTTGCACATCTCTTCTATACCACCATCACACCTAAACTGTTTTGCTGCCACTGCCATCAGTTTGGAATCAAAACAGGTTAGAATTTCCATGTACATTAAAAAGTCACTGACCAATAGAAACAAAGTACAACTGACCAGCCTAGCAGTATAGCATACTGCACATTTCCTATGGCAAGACCCTCCTCATATTGAGATGGTAGTTTCAAGTAAAATGTGCATCAGACTTGTGCAAATGTTTTAAGAATCAAGCCCATATTACCAAGCATTTGTTGACTGTTAGAAATAGGAACAATGATATGCAACTTGTCTGTGCTGCCCTCTAGAGACCAAAGAATGTGAAATATATCTCATTCCCACATTTAATCATCTCTATACTacctattttatttttttaaatttgtacaATTGTGTGACTTCCATCAAGATAAATATTTGATTATTGTTCTTCATCTACACTTAAATGACtaaatcacaggaggttggtggcacctcaTTCTAATGACTGGAGTGAACAgttggaatgacatcaaacacatggtttccaggtgtttgatgtcattccatttgctccattcctgccatttattatgagccgttctcccctcagcagcctcctgtggactAAATGGCATGCATTCATTGAATTAATTTGGCCTTAATCAGTTGCagataaaatgtattttaagtaGGCACCAGCAAATACTGCAGCCTGCCGATATCTTGATTGCATCTACAGATTGTAGCATGTCTTGGTCTTTGAATATCCATACACACTGTATATttgtactgtaaaatacaataTTTTCATTCCGATTTGGGATGTTATTGTAGCAAGGAATAATGTAAATGATGTGGCCTTCTCTTTTTATTGAGAACATTAAAATAGGAAACCGCTCACCAAAAGTGTATAATGTTTGAATGATTATGTACTGTAGGAATTGGATTGTGTTTAGTTTGCTTTTAAGAAAATAATTGTATTATCAGACAGCCTTGGAGAGGGATCTATAATGAAACTTGAATTTGCTTTGAGCTTAATCAAATCAAGTGGGGGCAGCAcatagcctaggggttagaggcgTGAGCCAGCAAccggagggttgtgtgtgtgtgtgtgtgtttccgctTTGGGCTGAATGTGTCAATGTTTTGTTCAtatgaaatccctagtttgaaatcaactgtttttctggaagctatatatatatatatatatatatatattagttggACCTTGTTtgcaattgaccaataaagtgatcttaATCAAAGTGAATTTATGTACTTACCTTCTCAAAAACCTTTAAAGACATGCTCTGTATCTTTGGCGACGAGAGAGTACTGATGTGGTGCtcatatcaaattgtatttgccGAATACAACACGCACACACTGGCAACCcttacagtgaagtgcttacttacaagctcttaaccaacaatgccgttttaagaaaatacccccaaaaaagtaagagataagaataacaaataattaaagtgcagcagtaaataacaatagcggggctacattatatacagggggtaccggtacagagtcaatgtgcggggacaccggtattgaggtaatatgtacatgtaggtagagttattaaagtgactatgcatagataatagagagtagcagcagtgtagaagggggaggggggcaatgcaaatagtctgggtagccatttgattagctgttcaggagacatatggcttgggggtagaagctgtttagaagcctcttggagctctggtaccgtttgccgggcggtagcagagagaacagtctatgactaaggtggctcgagtctttgacaatttttaaggccttcctctgacaccgcctggtatagaggtcctagatggcaggaagcttggccccggtgatgtactgggccgtacgcactaccctctgtagtgccttgtggtcggaggctgagcagttgccataccaggcagtgatgcaacctgtcaggatgctctcgatggtgcagcagtaAAACCTTTtaaagatctgaggacccatgccaaatcttttcagtctcctgagggggaataggttttgtcgtgccctcttcacgactgtcttggtgtgcttggaccatgatagtttgttggtgatgtggacgccaagaaacttgacgctctcaacctgctccactacagccccgtcggtgagaatgggggcgtgctcgatcctctttttcctgtagtccacaatcgtcTCTTCATAAATGTGACGTAGTAAGCAATTttcagggaccacttttggctcgtgagcactactttcagaactactggctgacaaggtaaaaatctgtcgttctgcccctgaacaaggcagttaacccactgttccccggtaggctgtcattgtaaataagaatttgttcttcactgacttgcctagttaaataaaggtaacattttttttaaattaaataaactGGCTGAAAGTATGTAAAAGTACCGGTGAATCTCTTTAACTTCACCAGACCTCATATTTCCCCACAGACCTCAGTTATGGCATTACTCCCTCTGTCATAGTGTATATGCTGCGGTGAGGATGGTCCCCCCCTTACCTTACCTTATGACAGACCTCACTGCCCATCTGATGGGTTTTCTATTAATCTCAGGTTTTTCTCTCAGGTAACCTACATACTGATCAAAATTTATTTTATTGTAAATTAGTGGTGGTTTAGCACAGTTGACTGTAATTTGATGTAATTTGTAGTTTTCAGTACAGTATGGTTAACATGAAATATTTACATAATTATCTGCCAAAGTAGCATGTTATTGTAGCGTTCCTGGTACTCCCATAAAATGTGCTCAATTTATCTGAAGGGAGTTTTTTTCTGTCTGTCCCTCATGAGCAGACAGACTTTTAGCTGATTATAGCAGCTTTTA
Coding sequences within it:
- the LOC120044238 gene encoding calcineurin B homologous protein 3-like translates to MGALQSLSDEPEYRELAEKTGFSFEQIGILHKRFKQLSHNEDMLRRADLDTIPDLACNPIRIQIIEAFFDKRNFHQNGDGTVEEISFEEFLVVMSHFRPPALNMTEEQREKVRREKLRFLFNMHDTDNDGTITLEEYRHVVEELLSRSGALGKETAKGIADAAMLEVASISMGHMEPDEFYEGITFEHFLKILKDIEIETRMNIRFLNMDTMTLCK